In Bacillus pumilus, the sequence ACCTTGATTTTAGCCTTTTGTCTTCTTTTCAGCGTGATAGAAAACCTTTGCAGTCTAGGAAGGACGAGCACCGGAGCGGAGCGAATTTGACATTCGTGAGCACCGGCGCGCAGGACTGACACCGAATGCGAGGGTTTGTCTACACGCTGAGACTGTAAACACGAGGTTTACAGTCTTTATTGTTCATTACGCTCTTGAAACGTATGAACCGTCAGATGTATTAATCACTAGTTTATCTCCTTGGTTCACAAAGAAAGGAACGTTGACGATTAAACCAGTTTCAGTTTTCGCAGGTTTTGATCCGCCTGATGTTGTGTCACCTTTAATACCAGGCTCTGTTTCTACTACTTCTAGTTCTACCGTGTTTGGAAGTTCAACTCCAAGGGTTTCAGCACCGTACATCACGATTTGAACTGACATATTTTCAAGCAAGTATTTCAGCTCATCTTTAATTTGTGTTTCACTTAGTTCAAGCTGCTCGTATGAGCTTGTATCCATGAATACATGCTGGTCGCCATTTGCATACAAGTATTGCATTGTTTTTGTTTCAATTTGAGCTTTCGCTACTTTTTCACCTGCACGGAATGTTTTTTCTTGAATAGCACCCGTACGTAGGTTACGCAGTTTAGAACGAACAAATGCTGCGCCTTTCCCTGGTTTTACGTGTTGGAAATCCACTACACGCCAAATACCGCCGTCCACTTCAATTGTCAGGCCTGTACGAAAATCATTTACTGAAATCATTTTGTCATCCTCCTACATTTCACCATCATAATATGATAAGTTCTTTCGGTGAGTGGGTCAATCGTTTATTGCCGTCAGCTGTCAGGACAATATCATCCTCAATTCTCACGCCGCCGACATCCGGCAAGTAAATTCCTGGCTCAACTGTTACAACCATTCCCTCTTCTAACACGACCTCTGAGCGTGAGGAAAGGCCCGGCGCTTCATGTACTTCCATACCAAGCCCGTGCCCAGTTGAATGCCCGAAGTATTGACCGTAGCCATACTTTTCAATGATGTCTCGTGTGATGCGATCAGCTTCTTTTCCTGTTAAGCCCGGCTTGATTCTATCCACACCAGCGTTTTCTGCTTCTAATACGATATGATAAATTTCCTTTAGCTTGTCGCTTGGTGTTCCGACGGCAATCGTTCTTGTCATATCAGAACAATAGCCTTTATAGTAGGCTCCGAAATCAAGTGTAACCAAATCACCAGATTCAATCACCTTTTCACTCGCTCTCCCGTGTGGCAGGCTTGAACGAACACCTGAGGCGACAATCATATCGAATGAAGATCCTTCAGCACCTTCTTTTCTCATGAAAAATTCAAGCTCGTTCATGACCGCAATTTCTGTCAGGCCCGGCTTGATGTAAGTGAGAATATGATCGAAGGCGTGATCTGCAATCTTCGCAGCTTCCTCTAATATCTTAATCTCTTCACTAGACTTAATCAAGCGCAACTTTTCAACTGATTCTGAGACAGGAACAAGCTCGATACCGTCTGCTTTTTCAGCATACTGCTGATAAGTGGCAAATGTCATATGGTTTTGTTCAAACCCAAGTCGTTTTACCCCAAACTCCCTTGCCGTTTGAGCAGCTGTTTCCACAATGTTCCCTTTATGTTCAATGATGTCATAGCCTTTCACTTGATCCTTGGCTTGTTCTGTGTAGCGAAAATCCGTAATAAAGGCCGCTCGATCCTTTGAAACGACTGCAAGACCGGCTGATCCAGTAAAGCTGGTCATGTACTGCAAATTAAAGCTGCTCGTAATCACAAGACCATCAATCTCTAATTCGGTTAAAAGTTTTCTTAGTTTTTCAAGCTTCATAATACCGCTCCCCCTTCACTGACTAAATAACGAATCGCCAATTTATACCCTTCTAAACCAAGACCAACGATTTGCCCTTGGCATACTGGAGCAAGTACAGAATGATGACGGAATTCCTCTCTCTTATGAACATTTGAGATATGTACTTCGATGACAGGTAAAGAAATACTTGCAATGGCATCTCTCAGCGCGTAACTATAGTGGGTAAAAGCCCCCGGGTTAAACACGACGCCATCGTACTGATCCTCTGCTTCGTGGAGCGCATCGATCAGATCCCCTTCGTGATTCGATTGAAAGAACGTTAGTTGGATATTTGCTCTTTCTGCGAACTGAAACAAATCCGTTTCTAAATCCGTCAGCGTTTTACTTCCGTAAACAGCAGGCTCTCTCTTGCCGAGCCTATTTAAGTTGGGTCCATTCAGCATAAGAAAATGAGGCATATGACCACTCCTTCACCCTAATTCAATCTATATCGATATCTGTTTCTTTTTCCTTAGAAACCTTTCGTTTCCAAAAATATTTTATCATATGAATGGGTGATTTACACTTTATTCTGTCTTTTTCCCGAGTGCCCTCGCTAGCTTCTGACTCGTTAATTCATTGTATTCAAACGAAATACTGTATCCAATAAACATGCCATATAAAATATATATGCAAAATGTCGTCACAATGGTGCTTTGCTGCAAATCTTGCACTTGCTTCACATCTGGGAAAATAGGATTAAATACATAAAAAACAAGCAACCATAATAGCCCCCCATAAATCAGCCCCACCCAAAAACCTTTGATCCGTTTTAAAAGCCCGTAATAAATAAAGGCCGCTCCAATAGATAAAAGGCCTAAAAGCACAATACTAATAAAAGTGCCAAGTCCGCCCTTTTTCCATTCTCCGAGCACAAAAGGCTGAAGCAGCATATTCGGACTCACCTCTGAAAAATGAAACATATGGGTCAGAAATCCGATAAAGCCCCAAAAAACACCGCCAACAAAGCCAGTAGCAGCTGCTCTTGCCACGAGCGATGACGTTTGCACTGACTGATTTTTTTCTTCTTGTTTTTTCTTTTCATCACGTTTCATATGAACACCTCCAGCAAGTAGTATGTCCAATATGTCATGAAAAAAAAGGATTTCCATGCATGAGTGTAAATTTTTTATAACAGGGTATACTGGCTAAAAAGAGGTAGATAGAATTCTAGTAGATAATCGACCTGTGAGCTAGTGATTTCCCCTCATTTCCTGTACAATAAAGGTATAAGGAAATGCATGTAAATTACAGGAAACAGGCAGGTTGATGAAATATGTCCAATCAAACAAAATCTCCAGCATATGGAGGGCAGGCAGTTGTCGAAGGTGTCATGTTCGGAGGTAAAAAGAACTATGTGACAGCGATTCGGCGTAAGGATCAGTCCATTGAATTTTTGAAGCTTCCCCGGACATCCAATAAACGAACCGCCATTCTCAAGAAAATCCCATTTGTCAGGGGTGTTGCTGCACTTGTTGAAGCAAGCGCAAACGGCAGTAAGCACTTAAACTTCTCCAGTGAGCGCTATGACTTAGATCCTTCTGAAGATCATTCTCTTGAAAAAGAACAAAAAGGCTCGAAATTATCGATGATCTTCGGCATTGCTGTGATCGGAGTTCTCTCTCTTCTTTTTAGTAAATTTGTCTTTACCCTAGTACCTGTCTTTTTAGCTGAGCTTGTGCGGCCTGTGTTTTCTGGAAATTTCGCACAAATCGCAGTTGAAACATTCTTTAAATTGATCCTGTTATTAGGCTATATTTACTTTATTTCCATGACCCCTTTAATTAAAAGGGTATTTCAATATCATGGGGCAGAACATAAAGTCATAAACTGCTATGAACAGAATCTTGACATCACAGTGGAAAATGTCCAAAGCCAATCCCGGCTGCATTATCGATGCGGCAGCAGCTTTATTTTATTCACTGTCATTGTCGGAATGTTCGTCTATTTACTCGTACCGACAGATCCTTTATGGGTGAGAGTTCTGAACCGCTTGGCGCTCATTCCGGTTGTTCTGGGCATTTCTTTTGAAGTCTTGCAGCTCACGAACAAGCTCCGAGAAGTGCCTGTGCTAAAAGTGCTTGGCTATCCTGGCCTTTGGCTGCAATTGCTCACAACAAAAGAACCCTCTGACGATCAAGTCGAGGTAGCCATTGCAAGTTTTAATGAACTTCTTCGTTTAGAGGAAGCGTCTGAGAAACAAGCGTCAGATTCTGCTCATCAAGTGATCTAACTTATAAATCCGGTAAATTCCTTCGGAGGTGGACAGTTATGAATCGCCGAGTACATCCTGCTTTTACCATTATTTTCGCTTTAGGTGTTTTGGGATTTGTGTATTTACTCACAACGAACCCAGGCAGACTCTTTACGATGCTGCTATCAGTTGTGATCATTGGAGCGGTTGTGTTTTTCCTATTTAGATGGCTGATGAATCGAAGAATTGGAACAGAAGGAAATCTTTATCGTAAAGCAGTCAAACAATCAAAACGTCGCTACCAGCAGCAGCCTAAACCAAAAACGAAAAGCCAGATGAAAAATCGGGTCACTCATTTGCGAAGCGTGCCGACTGACCACAAGTCTAAGCCCGTCCTTCTCAAAAAGAAAAGCCAAACACAATTAACTGTGATTGAAGGCAAGAAAAACAAAAAGAAGAATCGCGCCTTATTTTAAAATGTCCAGCTTTTTAAAAATTGCTCGGCCTTCTGTCTACCTAGATCGACGAGCGCCCTTTTCTTTTCTGTCATGAGATGAAAATCAGTGGCAATAACGTGTTCTACAGGAATAAAAATAATATGACGTTCGTGTTTTGTGGCGATATGTCTTTCATCATGAGCACCACGCATCGTTTCAAAAAGAGCGCCAAACAGTTCAAACGCATTGCGGATGGAGTGTTGAGGGCGTTCTTTTTCGTTTGGGGTTAACGTAACACCAACAAACGGTCTTTTTTTCTCTTCAGCAAATAACCAAATCGGGAAGTTGCTGAGGACTCCGCCATCAACAATGGTACAAATGCCTTTTGAAGACTTTAGTTTGACTGGCTCGAAAAAATATGGCAGGCTGCAGCTCATGCGAATGGCACGTGCAACGGAAAACCGT encodes:
- the efp gene encoding elongation factor P, giving the protein MISVNDFRTGLTIEVDGGIWRVVDFQHVKPGKGAAFVRSKLRNLRTGAIQEKTFRAGEKVAKAQIETKTMQYLYANGDQHVFMDTSSYEQLELSETQIKDELKYLLENMSVQIVMYGAETLGVELPNTVELEVVETEPGIKGDTTSGGSKPAKTETGLIVNVPFFVNQGDKLVINTSDGSYVSRA
- a CDS encoding M24 family metallopeptidase, encoding MKLEKLRKLLTELEIDGLVITSSFNLQYMTSFTGSAGLAVVSKDRAAFITDFRYTEQAKDQVKGYDIIEHKGNIVETAAQTAREFGVKRLGFEQNHMTFATYQQYAEKADGIELVPVSESVEKLRLIKSSEEIKILEEAAKIADHAFDHILTYIKPGLTEIAVMNELEFFMRKEGAEGSSFDMIVASGVRSSLPHGRASEKVIESGDLVTLDFGAYYKGYCSDMTRTIAVGTPSDKLKEIYHIVLEAENAGVDRIKPGLTGKEADRITRDIIEKYGYGQYFGHSTGHGLGMEVHEAPGLSSRSEVVLEEGMVVTVEPGIYLPDVGGVRIEDDIVLTADGNKRLTHSPKELIIL
- the aroQ gene encoding type II 3-dehydroquinate dehydratase, which encodes MPHFLMLNGPNLNRLGKREPAVYGSKTLTDLETDLFQFAERANIQLTFFQSNHEGDLIDALHEAEDQYDGVVFNPGAFTHYSYALRDAIASISLPVIEVHISNVHKREEFRHHSVLAPVCQGQIVGLGLEGYKLAIRYLVSEGGAVL
- a CDS encoding YqhR family membrane protein is translated as MKRDEKKKQEEKNQSVQTSSLVARAAATGFVGGVFWGFIGFLTHMFHFSEVSPNMLLQPFVLGEWKKGGLGTFISIVLLGLLSIGAAFIYYGLLKRIKGFWVGLIYGGLLWLLVFYVFNPIFPDVKQVQDLQQSTIVTTFCIYILYGMFIGYSISFEYNELTSQKLARALGKKTE
- a CDS encoding DUF1385 domain-containing protein — protein: MSNQTKSPAYGGQAVVEGVMFGGKKNYVTAIRRKDQSIEFLKLPRTSNKRTAILKKIPFVRGVAALVEASANGSKHLNFSSERYDLDPSEDHSLEKEQKGSKLSMIFGIAVIGVLSLLFSKFVFTLVPVFLAELVRPVFSGNFAQIAVETFFKLILLLGYIYFISMTPLIKRVFQYHGAEHKVINCYEQNLDITVENVQSQSRLHYRCGSSFILFTVIVGMFVYLLVPTDPLWVRVLNRLALIPVVLGISFEVLQLTNKLREVPVLKVLGYPGLWLQLLTTKEPSDDQVEVAIASFNELLRLEEASEKQASDSAHQVI
- a CDS encoding SA1362 family protein; amino-acid sequence: MNRRVHPAFTIIFALGVLGFVYLLTTNPGRLFTMLLSVVIIGAVVFFLFRWLMNRRIGTEGNLYRKAVKQSKRRYQQQPKPKTKSQMKNRVTHLRSVPTDHKSKPVLLKKKSQTQLTVIEGKKNKKKNRALF